CCGCTGCTGGCGCTCGTGGGGCTGCCGGTGGAGGTGTCGCCGCTGTTCCCGACGGCGCTCGGGGCCTGGGAGGTCTCGTGGGACGCCGACGCGGGGGTGCTGCACGTCGACCACGGCGGGGCCACCCCGACGGCCCGGGTGTTCCGCGTCCGGCGGGACCCGGGCGTCCGGTCGGGAGGGGCCGGCGCGCGGCGGTGACCGGGGCGCGCGCCGGATGGCAGACGGCGCGTGTTCCGGGACGGGAGGCGCGGTGCGGGCAGGCGCCGCGCCTCCCGTCCGGTGAGGCCGAGGCGGGCGCGCGGCGCGCCGCGGTGCGGTTCGGTGCGGCGCGGACGGGATCGTGTGGTCGCCTCTGACCGTTCTGGTTCGGGATCCCCGGGATTCGCGAACCGGAACGGTCACGCGCTCAGGCTGGTCCGATCGGTCGAGCGTCCATCTCTGTCGGGCCTCGTCGATGTCGAGCCGGAACTGCCAGTGCTCCCGCGGTGACTCCTGGTGGACGCCGTCGATGACGGTTCGTCCCCGTCGTCGGAGGGCGGCGAGCTCCTGGGCGACCGCGGGACCGCCGGGGCGGGGTCAGCGCAGCAGGCCGAGCTCCATCGCGCGGGTCACGGCGCGCGTCCGGTCGTTCACGCCGAGCTTCTCGAACACGTGCCCGAGGTGCGTCTTGACGGTGGTCTCGCTGAGGAAGAGCGTGCGGCCGATCGCCGGGTTCGAGTTGCCCTGCGCGACGAGCTGCAGGACCTCGAGCTCGCGCGGTGACAGCGTCGGCCCGGTCGTGGGCTTGCCGGTCGCGCGGCGGACGAGGGCAGCTGCGGCCGAGGGTGCGAGTGCCGTCCCGCCCCGTGCCGTCGCGCGGAGGCCCGCGAGGATCTCCGACTCCGGCGCCGCCTTGAGCAGGTACCCCGCGGCACCGGCCTCGATCGCGGCGAGGATCTGGTCGTCCGACTCGTACGTCGTCAGGATGAGCACGCGGACGCCCGGCTCGCGGGCGAGGATCCGCGCGGTCGCGTCGTCGCCGTCGAGGCCGGGCATGCGGAGGTCCATCAGGACGACGTCGGGTCGTTCGGCGAGCGTGATCGCGACCGCCGCCTCGCCGTCGCTCGCCTGCCCGACCACCTCGACGTCGTCGGCGTCCTGGAGCAGCGCGACGATGCCGGCGCGGACGATCGGGTGGTCGTCCGCCACGACGACGCGGATCACCGGTGCACCTCCGTCAGTGGTGCGCCGACTGCCGGGAGGCGCGGCTCGGCCCCGGTGGGCAACGTCACCTCGACGACGGTGCCACGTCCGGCCTCGCTCGTGATCGCGCAGGTGCCGCCGGCGAGGGCGAGCCGCTCGCGCAGGCCCCGCAACCCGTGGCCGGCGGTCGGGAGGGACGCGTTGAAGCCGACGCCGTCGTCCGAGACCCGCAGGCCGACCCTGTCGGCCGCCACGTGCAGTGCGACCCGCGCCGTGGCGGCGTGGGCGTGCGCGCGGACGTTGGCCAGTGCCTCCTGGGCGGCGCGGAGCAGCACCACCTGCGCGTCGCGGTCCAGCGCGCAGTCCGCTGCCTCGACCGTGACCGGGACGCCGGTCTCGCGCGTGAACCGCTCGCCGAGGCGGTGCAGGGCGGCGCCGAGTCCGTCGCCCGCCACCCCGGCAGCGCCCGCAGCGACGAGGGTGCGGGACTCTTCGAGCGCTGCGCGGGCTGACTCCTCGAGGATGGTGAGTCGCTCGTCGAGTCGGTCGACGCGTTCGGCCGCGAGGTCCCCGCGGGCGCGCTCGGTGAGCATGACGATGCCGGCGAGGTTCTGTGCGACGGTGTCGTGGATCTCGCGGGCGAGGCGTTCGCGTTCGCTCGTCACGCCGGCGCTGCGGTGGGCCTCGGCGAGGGAGTCCTGGGTCGCACGGAGTTCGTCGAGCAGGCGGCGTCGCTCGTCGGAGAGTTCGGCGATCCGGGTGATCCAGAGTCCGAGCGCGCAGGCACCCGCGATGCTGACGCCCTCGATGAGGACCGTGCTGACGAGGCTGTCCGGGCCGCTCGCGATCTGGAGCCCGATCCCCGCGGCGACGCCGATCGCGACCGACACCACCACCGCCGTCCGTGTCCGCTCGATCTGGCACCACGCGACGGGGAAGAGGATGCACTGCACGAGGGCGGTGCTCGGGACGACCGCGGGGAGCACGAGCGCCGCGAACACCAGCAGCGGCACGAAGCCGGCGGCAGCGCGGGGGACCTCGTAGCCGCGCCACCCGTACGCCGCGTAGGCCACGGCGAGGACGCCGAGCATCGCGAACGCCGGCCACCGGTCCGTCCACGGGGACCACCCGAGCACGGTGATCACCGCGACGAGGGCGATCGTGACGCCGAACGCCACGTGCAGGCCCCAGTTGCGGTGCGCCGTGATGCGGTCCATGGCCTCAGCATCCCATCGCCCGGATGCCGCCGAGCGGTTTTCCACAGGCCGGATCACGCGTCCTTGCGATTCCACCGGAACGTCAGCAGGCAGGCCACCGTGCCCAGGACCAGCCACGCTGTCAGGACGAGGGCTCCGAGGCCGAGGTGCCACGCGCCTCCTGGCTCGGCGGACGCGAACGCGTCGGGCAGGAAGACCGACCGCATGCCGGACGCCATCCACCGCAGGGGGAAGACGGACGCGACGTTCTGCAGCCAGTCGGGGAGCTGCGTGAAGGGGAGGTAGACGCCGGAGATGAACTGGAGGACCAGGACGATGGGGACGATCGTGGCGGTGGCGCGGCGGCCCTCGCGGGGGAGCGCCGAGATCGCGATGCCGAGGACGCAGCTCGTCGCGACCCCGAGGAGCATGATGCCCGCGAAGTGCGCCCACGCGCCGCCGTCGGTGGGCAGGTCCACGCCGAAGACGAGGCTCGCGATCGCCAGCAGCAGGGCGGTCTGCACGACCGTCGTGACGAGGACCATGCCGATCTTGCCGATGAAGTAGCTCACCACCGGCAGGGGTGTGCCGCCCAGACGCTTCAGCGTGCCGTCGCTGCGTTCGCCCGCGATGTCGACGCCGAGGGACTGCGTGCCGGACAGCAGGAAGCCCGTCGCGACCAGGCCGGGCAGGTAGTACGTGGCGTAGTCGACGCTGACGTTCGGGCCCGCCTGGATGTCCGGCGCGCTGCTGAACGCGACCGAGAAGAGCGCCAGCATGACGATGGGGAAGAGGAAGGTGAAGAAGACGGCGTCGGGGGCTCGGAAGTACGAGCGGAGTTCGTAGCCGATGCGGTGCGCGCCGATCGTGGCGGCGTTCGCGGTGGTCGTGTTCGTCGTCGCGGTGCTCATCGGTGGCCGACCATTCCGAGGTAGACGTCCTCGAGGGACGGGCGGATGACTTCGAGGTCGTGCATGGGTTCCGGGGTGCTCCGGATCAGGGCGGTCGGTTCGTTCGTGCGCCGTTCGTGGGGTTCGCCGACGTCGTCACGCCACCTGACGCGTGGGGTGCGGGCCTCGGCACCGCCGATCTCGTCGATCGGGGCGATGTCGAGCAGCCGGCCGTCGGCGATGACCGCTGCCCGGTCGGCGAGGTGTGCGGCCTCGTCGAGGTAGTGCGTGGTGAGGAGGATCGTCGTGCCCTCGCGCTTGACCTCGTCGATGAGCTCCCAGAAGCGGCGCCGGGCCTCCGGGTCGAAGCCGGTCGTGGGCTCGTCGAGGAAGAGGACCTCGGGGTGGCCGATGATGCCGAGGGCGACGTCGACGCGGCGCCGTTGGCCGCCGCTCAGTCTGCTGATGCGGGTGTTGCGCTGCGGCTCGAGCCCGGTCCTCTCGAGGAGCTCCTCGACGCTGCGGTGCCGCGGGTACAAGGTCGTGAAGTGCCGGAGCTGTTCCGCGACGGTGACGTTGGGGGACTCGGCGCTGGTCTGCAGGACGATGCCGATGCGTGCGTTGTGGCTGCGGCTCGTGCGGGCGGGGTCGTGGCCGAGCACCCGGACGTCACCGTCGGTGCGGGTGCGGTAGCCCTCGAGGATCTCGACCGTCGTGGTCTTGCCGGCGCCGTTCGGGCCGAGGAGCGCGAAGGTCTCGCCGCGGAGGATGTCGAAGGAGACGTCGTCCACGGCGCGTTTGCCGGTGGCGTACTGCTTCGTGAGGTGGTGGACCTCGATGGCGGGGGTGTCGGGCATGGGTCCAGCCTGGCCGGTCGTGCACGGTGGTGGCTCGGCCGGGTGGCTCGACCCGCATCCTCCGATCGGGGGATGCCGGTGCACCGCCGATGGGCACCGATCTGTGCACAGTGATTCGTCCGAGATGCCGATACTGATATGTTGCCGGTGGGATCGCGACGGAGGGCGTTGCGACGGACGGGGGAGACGATGGCTGATCTGCGGGTCTCGTACGCAACGCTCGACGGCGTGCACGACGCGCTGGACGCAGCGCAGGAGTTGTTCGCCAACGCCTCGGTGCCCACCGACGCCGGAGCGTTCGGCGCGGACGAGGTCGCCGACGCCTTCACGGTGTTCCGTACATCGCAGGAGCGCTCGACCGGGTGGCTGGCGGACACGAGCCGAACGCTCGCGCAGTACGCGCACGACACGAAGTCGCTCGTGCAGGACGCCGACGCCGAGCTCGCGGGCAAGGTCGGCGGCAAGTGATGACCGCCGACCCGTTCGCCGGCGACCCCGGTGCCGTCGCGAAGCTGTCGAGTGGTCTCGCCGGTCACCAGGACGACCTCAGCGCCGGAGCCCACAGCGTCGCCCGCGCCGCGGAGGATGCGGACGACTGGAGGGGCACCTCGAAGGATCGCTTCTCCGTCACCGTCGGCACCGTCCCGCGCGCGGCTCGACGCATCATCGGCCGGCTCGACGCGGCTATCGACGTACTCGACACCTACGCCGACGACGTGCG
The sequence above is a segment of the Curtobacterium sp. BH-2-1-1 genome. Coding sequences within it:
- a CDS encoding response regulator transcription factor, with protein sequence MIRVVVADDHPIVRAGIVALLQDADDVEVVGQASDGEAAVAITLAERPDVVLMDLRMPGLDGDDATARILAREPGVRVLILTTYESDDQILAAIEAGAAGYLLKAAPESEILAGLRATARGGTALAPSAAAALVRRATGKPTTGPTLSPRELEVLQLVAQGNSNPAIGRTLFLSETTVKTHLGHVFEKLGVNDRTRAVTRAMELGLLR
- a CDS encoding sensor histidine kinase is translated as MDRITAHRNWGLHVAFGVTIALVAVITVLGWSPWTDRWPAFAMLGVLAVAYAAYGWRGYEVPRAAAGFVPLLVFAALVLPAVVPSTALVQCILFPVAWCQIERTRTAVVVSVAIGVAAGIGLQIASGPDSLVSTVLIEGVSIAGACALGLWITRIAELSDERRRLLDELRATQDSLAEAHRSAGVTSERERLAREIHDTVAQNLAGIVMLTERARGDLAAERVDRLDERLTILEESARAALEESRTLVAAGAAGVAGDGLGAALHRLGERFTRETGVPVTVEAADCALDRDAQVVLLRAAQEALANVRAHAHAATARVALHVAADRVGLRVSDDGVGFNASLPTAGHGLRGLRERLALAGGTCAITSEAGRGTVVEVTLPTGAEPRLPAVGAPLTEVHR
- a CDS encoding ABC transporter permease, whose product is MSTATTNTTTANAATIGAHRIGYELRSYFRAPDAVFFTFLFPIVMLALFSVAFSSAPDIQAGPNVSVDYATYYLPGLVATGFLLSGTQSLGVDIAGERSDGTLKRLGGTPLPVVSYFIGKIGMVLVTTVVQTALLLAIASLVFGVDLPTDGGAWAHFAGIMLLGVATSCVLGIAISALPREGRRATATIVPIVLVLQFISGVYLPFTQLPDWLQNVASVFPLRWMASGMRSVFLPDAFASAEPGGAWHLGLGALVLTAWLVLGTVACLLTFRWNRKDA
- a CDS encoding ABC transporter ATP-binding protein — protein: MPDTPAIEVHHLTKQYATGKRAVDDVSFDILRGETFALLGPNGAGKTTTVEILEGYRTRTDGDVRVLGHDPARTSRSHNARIGIVLQTSAESPNVTVAEQLRHFTTLYPRHRSVEELLERTGLEPQRNTRISRLSGGQRRRVDVALGIIGHPEVLFLDEPTTGFDPEARRRFWELIDEVKREGTTILLTTHYLDEAAHLADRAAVIADGRLLDIAPIDEIGGAEARTPRVRWRDDVGEPHERRTNEPTALIRSTPEPMHDLEVIRPSLEDVYLGMVGHR